A DNA window from Centroberyx gerrardi isolate f3 chromosome 5, fCenGer3.hap1.cur.20231027, whole genome shotgun sequence contains the following coding sequences:
- the phf20a gene encoding PHD finger protein 20 isoform X5, with protein MEVSLDVGSMSKTPPNRRGITFEVGAQLEARDSLKNWYAANIEKIDYDDEKVLIHYRQWSHRYDEWFDWTSPYLRPVERIQLRRQGLQEDAPVPGFHVNDKVLASWSDCRFYPAKVLTVNKDASYTVKFYDGVIQTVKGIHVKPFVKEKGGVGGGRCRSSDRNMVRKVQNGRDRRPQENGGPKNKRARRSTSDQEEDSNSEDEEDEAWEEGTVDEKSKKTDGEVEAAKVGAPVIKREEEASQQACQNKPRDGEKETGLTNGVKEEEEKGQKEDSCHLNREVKKEEVETELNGTKPYTEVPKPYTELPSQTSAQTEQVSVTMTTTESNGDVEQKPNGQSDSSQPAGEVPPAQPVKPVRKQGFHNPNRFSREPLYRVIKNQPPPVLSINLDHNPFKCSAPGCTKSFRKAKLLHYHMKYYHGEDQPLEGDRSPTRNIQTRASEKQAATSLESPKRRRTISASMHPGGAAPTARSEVKAAGRRTSAPPAVNTQGQQQRALLREKSKENQLDRNGCQQQEKDADKSGFDIGSVKDRLRDKPKQKDFLRIKLKKKKKKKKAKSDEDSISDWSTDSCGWSDDDFGVDLDVTTPPLSVDSVALDTSDQEIVRCICEVEEENDFMIQCEECLCWQHGTCMGLLEDNVPDRYACYICRDPPGQRQSLRYWYDREWLSNGHMYGLSFLEENYSHQNAKKIATTHQLLGDVHHVVEVLNGLQLKMSVLQSKTHPDLRLWCQPWKQAERPRKSFDSCPGTDAAPSPAAPDEDMSRGEILMSNALEKLSRAAATATSSASSSSCSSSSSPYLSFQDSYISSEHCYQKPRAYYPAVEQRLVVETRQGSELEDSMRSTEDLLEREQRYGGLLETDRPKALSANIKASNAGRWFQAEVKEEGGGGPGGASDDSRQHHQWQINLLDHIDAVQDEVSHRMDFIERELDVLESWLDYTGELEPPEPLARLPQLKHRMKQLLTELGKVQQIALCSST; from the exons ATG GAGGTGAGCCTTGATGTGGGCAGTATGAGTAAGACGCCCCCTAATAGAAGAGGGATAACATTCGAGGTGGGAGCTCAGCTAGAGGCCAGAGACAGCCTCAAAAACTG GTATGCTGCCAACATAGAGAAGATCGACTATGATGATGAGAAAGTCCTCATCCACTACCGCCAGTGGAGTCACCGCTACGACGAGTGGTTTGACTGGACAAGTCCCTACCTGAGACCCGTGGAGCGGATCCAGCTGAGACGACAGGGCCTGCAGGAAGACGCCCCTGTGCCT GGGTTTCATGTGAATGACAAGGTCCTGGCCAGCTGGTCTGACTGCCGTTTCTACCCAGCTAAGGTCCTTACAGTCAATAAAGATG CATCCTACACCGTGAAGTTCTACGATGGTGTCATCCAGACGGTGAAGGGGATTCACGTGAAGCCTTTTGTTAAAGAG AAGGGTGGTGTTGGCGGAGGGAGGTGTCGGTCCAGCGACAGGAACATGGTTAGGAAGGTCCAGAACGGCAGAGACCGGAGGCCTCAGGAGAACGGAGGCCCTAAGAACAAGCGGGCCAGACGCAGCACCTCCGAccaggaggaggacagcaacagtgaggatgaggaggacgaaGCGTGGGAAGAGGGAACGGTCGACGAGAAGAGCAAGAAAACAGACGGTGAGGTAGAGGCCGCTAAAGTCGGAGCACCCGTGATCAAACGGGAAGAGGAAGCGTCGCAGCAAGCGTGCCAGAACAAGCCCAGGGACGGGGAGAAGGAGACGGGACTCACGAACGgagtgaaggaggaagaagagaaggggcAAAAGGAGGACAGTTGTCATTTAAAcagagaggtaaagaaagaggaggtggaaacagaactgaatggAACCAAGCCATACACAGAGGTGCCCAAGCCATACACAGAGTTGCCCAGTCAGACGTCAGCGCAGACGGAGCAAGTGTCTGTCACTATGACAACCACAGAATCCAATGGTGACGTGGAGCAGAAGCCAAACGGCCAATCGGATAGCTCCCAGCCTGCAGGGGAGGTGCCACCTGCCCAGCCCGTGAAAC CGGTAAGAAAGCAAGGTTTCCACAACCCCAACAGATTCAGCAGAGAACCAT TGTACCGGGTTATCAAAAACCAACCTCCTCCAGTCCTGTCCATCAACCTCGACCACAACCCGTTTAAGTGCAGTGCTCCCGGCTGCACCAAGTCGTTTCGCAAGGCCAAGCTGCTGCACTACCATATGAAATACTACCATGGGGAGGACCAGCCTCTGGAGGGGGACCGCAGTCCGACCAGGAACATCCAGACCAGGGCCTCCGAGAAGCAGGCTGCCACTTCCTTGGAGAGCCCCAAAAGAAGGCGCACCATCTCCGCCTCGATGC ACCCTGGTGGAGCTGCCCCGACCGCCCGAAGCGAAGTGAAGGCTGCAGGCAGACGCACATCAGCCCCCCCTGCTGTCAACACCCAGGGCCAGCAACAGAGGGCACTGCTGAGGGAGAAGAGCAAGGAGAACCAGCTGGACAGGAACGGATGccagcagcaggagaaagacGCAGACAAGAGTGGCTTTGACATTG GGTCGGTgaaagacagactgagggaCAAACCAAAACAGAAGGACTTCCTCCGCATTaaactaaagaagaagaagaagaaaaagaaggccAAGTCTG ATGAGGACAGCATCAGTGACTGGTCCACTGACAGCTGTGGGTGGAGCGACGATGACTTCGGCGTGGATTTGGACGTCACCACGCCGCCCTTGAGCGTGGACTCTGTTGCCCTTGATACGAGCGATCAGGAGATAGTACGGTGTATCtgtgaggtggaggaggagaatgacTTCATGATCCAG TGTGAGGAGTGTTTGTGCTGGCAACATGGCACCTGCATGGGCCTCTTGGAGGACAATGTTCCAGATAGATACGCCTGCTACATCTGCAGAGACCCACCAG GTCAAAGGCAGAGCCTGCGCTACTGGTACGACCGCGAGTGGTTGAGCAACGGTCACATGTACGGCCTCTCCTTTCTGGAAGAGAACTACTCTCACCAAAACGCCAAGAAGATCGCCACCACCCACCAGCTACTGGGGGATGTGCACCATGTGGTGGAGGTCCTCAATGGACTGCAGCTCAAGATGAGCGTCTTACA GAGCAAGACCCACCCTGACCTGCGGCTGTGGTGCCAGCCCTGGAAGCAGGCGGAGAGGCCCCGGAAAAGCTTCGACTCGTGCCCGGGCACCGACGCGGCCCCGTCCCCGGCGGCGCCCGACGAAGACATGAGCCGCGGCGAGATACTGATGTCCAACGCCTTGGAGAAGCTGAGCCGCGCCGCAGCCACCGccacctcctccgcctcctcttcctcctgctcctcctcctcctcgccctaCCTGTCTTTCCAGGACTCGTACATCAGCAGCGAGCACTGCTACCAGAAGCCGCGGGCGTACTACCCGGCGGTGGAGCAGAGGCTGGTGGTGGAGACCCGGCAGGGCTCGGAGCTGGAGGACAGCATGAGGAGCACCGAGGACCTgctggagagggagcagcgctaCGGGGGCCTGCTGGAGACGGACAGGCCCAAAGCACTCAGCGCCAACATCAAG GCTTCGAACGCTGGCCGATGGTTCCAGGctgaggtgaaggaggagggaggggggggtcctGGAGGGGCTTCAGACGACAGCAGGCAGCATCACCAGTGGCAGATCAACCTGCTGGACCACATAGACGCAGTCCAGGACGAGGTCTCGCACAGGATGGACTTCATTGAGAGGGAGTTGGATG TGTTGGAGAGCTGGCTGGACTACACAGGGGAGCTGGAGCCTCCTGAGCCTCTGGCCCGTCTGCCTCAGCTCAAGCACCGCATGAAACAGCTGCTGACAGAACTGGGCAAAGTGCAGCAGATCGCCCTGTGCAGCTCCACATGA
- the phf20a gene encoding PHD finger protein 20 isoform X3 produces MSKTPPNRRGITFEVGAQLEARDSLKNWYAANIEKIDYDDEKVLIHYRQWSHRYDEWFDWTSPYLRPVERIQLRRQGLQEDAPVPGFHVNDKVLASWSDCRFYPAKVLTVNKDASYTVKFYDGVIQTVKGIHVKPFVKEKGGVGGGRCRSSDRNMVRKVQNGRDRRPQENGGPKNKRARRSTSDQEEDSNSEDEEDEAWEEGTVDEKSKKTDGEVEAAKVGAPVIKREEEASQQACQNKPRDGEKETGLTNGVKEEEEKGQKEDSCHLNREVKKEEVETELNGTKPYTEVPKPYTELPSQTSAQTEQVSVTMTTTESNGDVEQKPNGQSDSSQPAGEVPPAQPVKPVRKQGFHNPNRFSREPLYRVIKNQPPPVLSINLDHNPFKCSAPGCTKSFRKAKLLHYHMKYYHGEDQPLEGDRSPTRNIQTRASEKQAATSLESPKRRRTISASMHPGGAAPTARSEVKAAGRRTSAPPAVNTQGQQQRALLREKSKENQLDRNGCQQQEKDADKSGFDIGSVKDRLRDKPKQKDFLRIKLKKKKKKKKAKSDYTGSEENIDISVLGLQSKLNLPLKFPLSHNHKPEAYPSRPGYSHSEQIHVDDEDSISDWSTDSCGWSDDDFGVDLDVTTPPLSVDSVALDTSDQEIVRCICEVEEENDFMIQCEECLCWQHGTCMGLLEDNVPDRYACYICRDPPGQRQSLRYWYDREWLSNGHMYGLSFLEENYSHQNAKKIATTHQLLGDVHHVVEVLNGLQLKMSVLQSKTHPDLRLWCQPWKQAERPRKSFDSCPGTDAAPSPAAPDEDMSRGEILMSNALEKLSRAAATATSSASSSSCSSSSSPYLSFQDSYISSEHCYQKPRAYYPAVEQRLVVETRQGSELEDSMRSTEDLLEREQRYGGLLETDRPKALSANIKASNAGRWFQAEVKEEGGGGPGGASDDSRQHHQWQINLLDHIDAVQDEVSHRMDFIERELDVLESWLDYTGELEPPEPLARLPQLKHRMKQLLTELGKVQQIALCSST; encoded by the exons ATGAGTAAGACGCCCCCTAATAGAAGAGGGATAACATTCGAGGTGGGAGCTCAGCTAGAGGCCAGAGACAGCCTCAAAAACTG GTATGCTGCCAACATAGAGAAGATCGACTATGATGATGAGAAAGTCCTCATCCACTACCGCCAGTGGAGTCACCGCTACGACGAGTGGTTTGACTGGACAAGTCCCTACCTGAGACCCGTGGAGCGGATCCAGCTGAGACGACAGGGCCTGCAGGAAGACGCCCCTGTGCCT GGGTTTCATGTGAATGACAAGGTCCTGGCCAGCTGGTCTGACTGCCGTTTCTACCCAGCTAAGGTCCTTACAGTCAATAAAGATG CATCCTACACCGTGAAGTTCTACGATGGTGTCATCCAGACGGTGAAGGGGATTCACGTGAAGCCTTTTGTTAAAGAG AAGGGTGGTGTTGGCGGAGGGAGGTGTCGGTCCAGCGACAGGAACATGGTTAGGAAGGTCCAGAACGGCAGAGACCGGAGGCCTCAGGAGAACGGAGGCCCTAAGAACAAGCGGGCCAGACGCAGCACCTCCGAccaggaggaggacagcaacagtgaggatgaggaggacgaaGCGTGGGAAGAGGGAACGGTCGACGAGAAGAGCAAGAAAACAGACGGTGAGGTAGAGGCCGCTAAAGTCGGAGCACCCGTGATCAAACGGGAAGAGGAAGCGTCGCAGCAAGCGTGCCAGAACAAGCCCAGGGACGGGGAGAAGGAGACGGGACTCACGAACGgagtgaaggaggaagaagagaaggggcAAAAGGAGGACAGTTGTCATTTAAAcagagaggtaaagaaagaggaggtggaaacagaactgaatggAACCAAGCCATACACAGAGGTGCCCAAGCCATACACAGAGTTGCCCAGTCAGACGTCAGCGCAGACGGAGCAAGTGTCTGTCACTATGACAACCACAGAATCCAATGGTGACGTGGAGCAGAAGCCAAACGGCCAATCGGATAGCTCCCAGCCTGCAGGGGAGGTGCCACCTGCCCAGCCCGTGAAAC CGGTAAGAAAGCAAGGTTTCCACAACCCCAACAGATTCAGCAGAGAACCAT TGTACCGGGTTATCAAAAACCAACCTCCTCCAGTCCTGTCCATCAACCTCGACCACAACCCGTTTAAGTGCAGTGCTCCCGGCTGCACCAAGTCGTTTCGCAAGGCCAAGCTGCTGCACTACCATATGAAATACTACCATGGGGAGGACCAGCCTCTGGAGGGGGACCGCAGTCCGACCAGGAACATCCAGACCAGGGCCTCCGAGAAGCAGGCTGCCACTTCCTTGGAGAGCCCCAAAAGAAGGCGCACCATCTCCGCCTCGATGC ACCCTGGTGGAGCTGCCCCGACCGCCCGAAGCGAAGTGAAGGCTGCAGGCAGACGCACATCAGCCCCCCCTGCTGTCAACACCCAGGGCCAGCAACAGAGGGCACTGCTGAGGGAGAAGAGCAAGGAGAACCAGCTGGACAGGAACGGATGccagcagcaggagaaagacGCAGACAAGAGTGGCTTTGACATTG GGTCGGTgaaagacagactgagggaCAAACCAAAACAGAAGGACTTCCTCCGCATTaaactaaagaagaagaagaagaaaaagaaggccAAGTCTG ACTACACAGGTAGTGAGGAGAATATTGACATCTCAGTATTGGGTCTTCAGTCCAAATTGAATTTGCCACTCAAATTCCCCCTCTCACACAATCACAAGCCTGAGGCCTACCCCAGCAGGCCCGGATACAGCCACTCAGAGCAGATACATGTGGATG ATGAGGACAGCATCAGTGACTGGTCCACTGACAGCTGTGGGTGGAGCGACGATGACTTCGGCGTGGATTTGGACGTCACCACGCCGCCCTTGAGCGTGGACTCTGTTGCCCTTGATACGAGCGATCAGGAGATAGTACGGTGTATCtgtgaggtggaggaggagaatgacTTCATGATCCAG TGTGAGGAGTGTTTGTGCTGGCAACATGGCACCTGCATGGGCCTCTTGGAGGACAATGTTCCAGATAGATACGCCTGCTACATCTGCAGAGACCCACCAG GTCAAAGGCAGAGCCTGCGCTACTGGTACGACCGCGAGTGGTTGAGCAACGGTCACATGTACGGCCTCTCCTTTCTGGAAGAGAACTACTCTCACCAAAACGCCAAGAAGATCGCCACCACCCACCAGCTACTGGGGGATGTGCACCATGTGGTGGAGGTCCTCAATGGACTGCAGCTCAAGATGAGCGTCTTACA GAGCAAGACCCACCCTGACCTGCGGCTGTGGTGCCAGCCCTGGAAGCAGGCGGAGAGGCCCCGGAAAAGCTTCGACTCGTGCCCGGGCACCGACGCGGCCCCGTCCCCGGCGGCGCCCGACGAAGACATGAGCCGCGGCGAGATACTGATGTCCAACGCCTTGGAGAAGCTGAGCCGCGCCGCAGCCACCGccacctcctccgcctcctcttcctcctgctcctcctcctcctcgccctaCCTGTCTTTCCAGGACTCGTACATCAGCAGCGAGCACTGCTACCAGAAGCCGCGGGCGTACTACCCGGCGGTGGAGCAGAGGCTGGTGGTGGAGACCCGGCAGGGCTCGGAGCTGGAGGACAGCATGAGGAGCACCGAGGACCTgctggagagggagcagcgctaCGGGGGCCTGCTGGAGACGGACAGGCCCAAAGCACTCAGCGCCAACATCAAG GCTTCGAACGCTGGCCGATGGTTCCAGGctgaggtgaaggaggagggaggggggggtcctGGAGGGGCTTCAGACGACAGCAGGCAGCATCACCAGTGGCAGATCAACCTGCTGGACCACATAGACGCAGTCCAGGACGAGGTCTCGCACAGGATGGACTTCATTGAGAGGGAGTTGGATG TGTTGGAGAGCTGGCTGGACTACACAGGGGAGCTGGAGCCTCCTGAGCCTCTGGCCCGTCTGCCTCAGCTCAAGCACCGCATGAAACAGCTGCTGACAGAACTGGGCAAAGTGCAGCAGATCGCCCTGTGCAGCTCCACATGA